Genomic segment of Coffea arabica cultivar ET-39 chromosome 1e, Coffea Arabica ET-39 HiFi, whole genome shotgun sequence:
ATTATCTCCAAGGAAGAAATCAAGCCAGCATCTCCAACTCCCCCTGAGTTGAGAACTTTTAGGTTTTCAATCTTGGATCAGCTTACTCGGGACTCTTATACAAATATATTGTTCTTTTTCTTCCCAAGAAAACAACAAGGCACTTATCTCAACGATGTTATTTCCCAAAGAAGTCGATGTCTAAAGGAATCACTATCAAAAACCTTAGTACCCTTCTATCCACtagcaggaaaaataaaaaataatttgcaTATTGAGTGTAATGATGATGGAGTTTACTACGTCGAAACTCAAACCAATATTGGACTGTTAGATTTTCTGAGGAAGCCTGAAAATGAGTTCATGAATCAGCTATGTCCATTTCATCCAGATTCCACGGAATTATTGTCAAAAAGTTATCCTATCATGGTTCAAGTAAACATTTTTTACTGTGGTGGTATTGCCATTTGCTTGAGTGCTTCCCACAAGATTTTTGATGGTCTCTCAGTTTCTACATTTATGCAATCTTGGGCAGCTACAGCACGCGAATCAACGGTACAAATAAATCCCAGTTTTATTTCATCTTCCTTATTTCCTCCTATTTTGGATATGTACCAAGATTCACCTCCTGTGGTCTCCAAACCACAAAAGAACGAGCCTAAATATGCTACAAGCAGATTTGTGTTCGATAGCTCAGCCTTGGCTGCGCTTAAATCCAAGGCAGCTACATCAACATCTTCCGCGAAACCAAGTTCAGCCAAGGCTGTTATGGGACTTCTATGGAAATCTGCCATAGCAGCTTGGAAAGTGAGGTCTGTTTTGTTTATCCCGGTGAATCTGAGGACAAAAGTTTCGCCCCCTTTATCACCTCATTCACTGGGAAATATCGTCTGGTTGGCTCGTGCTAAATGTTGTGACAATTCTAAGCTAGAGCTGGAATTGCTGATAAACAAGATCTCAAATTCCATTGGTACAATGAACGCTGATTTTGTTGAATCTATAAATGGTGAGAATGGGATTCAGAAGCTGATGGGAGCCTTAAAAGATTTCCATGAAGTGTTCTATGACCCTAATAGTATGGCTGAATGTATCTATATCAGCAGCATCCGCAAGACTGGTTTTTATGAGGCTGATTTTGGATGGGGAAAGCCCATATGGACATGCATTGCGCGTGGAAACAGGGATTTACACGGATTGGGAAATATTGCTCATCTG
This window contains:
- the LOC113698007 gene encoding epi-neemfruitin B 7-O-acetyltransferse L7AT-like, translated to MRRFISRIAFPTRRELLLGSKCHLFSLPRQPRRNHIADGSAGTTKPALFGCKCASKGYNEHFMNRQSNGHVYTFPSSGIAGSRSIHLSVDQKTAYMGIEIISKEEIKPASPTPPELRTFRFSILDQLTRDSYTNILFFFFPRKQQGTYLNDVISQRSRCLKESLSKTLVPFYPLAGKIKNNLHIECNDDGVYYVETQTNIGLLDFLRKPENEFMNQLCPFHPDSTELLSKSYPIMVQVNIFYCGGIAICLSASHKIFDGLSVSTFMQSWAATARESTVQINPSFISSSLFPPILDMYQDSPPVVSKPQKNEPKYATSRFVFDSSALAALKSKAATSTSSAKPSSAKAVMGLLWKSAIAAWKVRSVLFIPVNLRTKVSPPLSPHSLGNIVWLARAKCCDNSKLELELLINKISNSIGTMNADFVESINGENGIQKLMGALKDFHEVFYDPNSMAECIYISSIRKTGFYEADFGWGKPIWTCIARGNRDLHGLGNIAHLIETKSGDGIEALVTMKEEYMATLEKNQELLHYASLNPSPLDSS